The following proteins are encoded in a genomic region of Stutzerimonas balearica DSM 6083:
- a CDS encoding (Fe-S)-binding protein, which translates to MSELFYNAAPNATRVAPPLPKPREYPAKPSQVYLFGTCVVDLFYPEAGLDAIRLLEREGLTVHYPQGQTCCGQPAYTTGYTDEARKVARAQLELFANDWPVVVPSGSCAGMLRHHYLDLFKDEPATLKKAQALAERTFELAEFLLNVCKVEFKDAGTPTKVALHTSCSARREMNTHLHGRALLAQLGQVERVEHDHESECCGFGGTFSVRMPDISGAMVLDKTRALKESGAHQVVSADCGCLMNINGSLEKQREALRGQHLASFLWQRTGGAR; encoded by the coding sequence ATGAGCGAACTCTTCTACAACGCCGCGCCGAACGCCACCCGCGTCGCGCCGCCGCTGCCCAAACCACGCGAATATCCTGCCAAGCCGAGCCAGGTTTACCTGTTCGGTACCTGCGTGGTGGATCTGTTCTATCCCGAGGCTGGCCTGGATGCCATCCGCCTGCTCGAGCGCGAAGGATTGACCGTGCACTACCCGCAGGGTCAGACCTGCTGCGGCCAGCCGGCCTACACCACCGGCTATACCGACGAGGCGCGAAAGGTCGCCCGTGCGCAGCTGGAGCTGTTCGCCAACGACTGGCCGGTAGTCGTCCCTTCCGGTTCCTGCGCCGGCATGCTGCGCCACCATTATCTGGACCTGTTCAAGGACGAGCCGGCCACGCTGAAGAAGGCCCAGGCGCTGGCCGAGCGCACCTTCGAGCTGGCCGAGTTCCTGCTCAACGTCTGCAAGGTCGAGTTCAAGGATGCCGGCACGCCGACCAAGGTCGCCCTGCACACCTCCTGCTCGGCTCGGCGCGAAATGAATACCCATCTGCACGGCCGCGCCCTGCTCGCCCAGCTGGGCCAGGTCGAGCGCGTCGAGCATGACCACGAGAGCGAATGCTGCGGCTTCGGCGGCACCTTCAGCGTGCGCATGCCCGATATCTCCGGCGCCATGGTGCTGGACAAGACCCGTGCGCTGAAGGAATCCGGCGCGCACCAGGTGGTCAGCGCCGACTGCGGCTGCCTGATGAACATCAACGGCTCGCTGGAAAAGCAGCGTGAAGCCCTGCGCGGCCAGCACCTGGCGAGCTTCCTCTGGCAACGCACCGGAGGTGCCCGATGA
- a CDS encoding SIMPL domain-containing protein (The SIMPL domain is named for its presence in mouse protein SIMPL (signalling molecule that associates with mouse pelle-like kinase). Bacterial member BP26, from Brucella, was shown to assemble into a channel-like structure, while YggE from E. coli has been associated with resistance to oxidative stress.): MFKRVSHSMTLLACLSLFASAQALADDQRYNQVSLRAEVSQEVPHDRMQVTLYTESQHSDPAQLAGETTRTLNEALQRARQAKGVTVSQGNRSSYPVYEEKGQRIVGWRERAEIRLESGDFAALSKLTADLMQSLKMADMQFSVSDAVAQKTEDALLKEAVAAFRARAQLATEALGGKDYRLVSLSLDGGGNFQPLRGPRMKAAMMDAESMPEIEAGSRQITLNANGVIEVVMP, from the coding sequence ATGTTCAAGCGAGTCTCTCACAGCATGACCCTGCTGGCATGCCTGAGTCTGTTCGCCAGCGCCCAGGCCCTGGCCGACGACCAGCGCTACAACCAGGTATCGCTGCGTGCCGAGGTCAGCCAGGAAGTGCCGCACGACCGGATGCAGGTCACGCTCTACACCGAAAGCCAGCACAGCGATCCGGCGCAGTTGGCGGGCGAGACGACCCGCACGCTGAACGAGGCGCTGCAACGGGCGCGGCAGGCCAAGGGCGTGACGGTCAGCCAGGGCAATCGCAGCAGTTATCCGGTCTACGAGGAAAAGGGCCAACGCATAGTCGGTTGGCGCGAGCGTGCGGAAATCCGCCTGGAAAGCGGTGACTTCGCAGCGCTGTCCAAGCTGACCGCCGATCTGATGCAAAGCCTGAAAATGGCCGACATGCAGTTCAGCGTCTCCGATGCCGTTGCCCAGAAGACCGAAGACGCCCTGCTCAAGGAGGCCGTCGCGGCGTTCCGCGCACGCGCCCAGCTGGCTACCGAGGCACTGGGCGGCAAGGATTACCGGCTGGTGAGTCTCAGCCTCGACGGTGGCGGCAACTTCCAGCCGCTGCGCGGGCCACGCATGAAGGCCGCGATGATGGATGCCGAATCCATGCCGGAGATCGAAGCGGGCAGCCGTCAGATCACCCTGAATGCCAATGGCGTCATCGAAGTGGTCATGCCCTGA
- a CDS encoding calcium/sodium antiporter produces MSPLVLAYLVAGLILLFVGAEALVRGASRLALGLGVKPLIVGLTIVALGTSSPETAISLQAALSGRGDMAVGNALGSNIANILLVLGLCAMIAPLHVSRQLIRLDVPVLLGTGALTYLLARNGQLGRAEGVVLLLGLVVYTAFLVVAAWRENHTAREPSDASSAKAPRRVRQLVLILIGLGLLIGGSKLLIEGAAELARAFGLSELVIGLTVVAVGTSLPELATSALAVWRGERDIAVGNAIGSCVYNLTLVLGSAALASPAGLSISPNALAFDFPVMLSVFAACLPIFFSGYRINRWEGLLFFAYYLAYCLYLVLFAVGLGALDLFRHAMTWYVLPLTAVTLTVIFLRAWRRRH; encoded by the coding sequence GTGTCACCGCTAGTTCTCGCCTATCTCGTCGCTGGCCTGATCCTGCTTTTCGTCGGCGCCGAAGCCCTGGTGCGCGGCGCATCGCGGCTGGCGCTGGGCCTCGGCGTGAAGCCGCTGATCGTCGGCCTGACGATCGTCGCCCTCGGCACCAGCTCGCCGGAGACCGCCATCAGCCTGCAGGCGGCCCTGTCCGGGCGTGGCGACATGGCCGTCGGCAATGCGCTGGGCAGCAACATCGCCAACATCCTTCTGGTGCTTGGCCTGTGCGCCATGATCGCCCCGCTGCATGTCTCGCGTCAGCTGATACGGCTGGACGTTCCGGTGCTGCTCGGCACCGGTGCACTGACCTATCTGCTGGCGCGCAACGGCCAGTTGGGCCGGGCCGAAGGCGTCGTACTGCTGCTGGGGCTGGTCGTCTACACGGCGTTTCTGGTGGTCGCCGCCTGGCGCGAGAACCACACTGCCCGCGAGCCGAGCGACGCGTCTAGCGCCAAGGCGCCTCGGCGGGTGCGCCAGTTGGTTCTTATCCTGATCGGCCTCGGCCTGCTGATCGGCGGCTCGAAACTGCTGATCGAAGGTGCAGCCGAACTTGCCCGCGCCTTCGGCCTTTCGGAACTGGTGATCGGCCTGACCGTGGTCGCGGTCGGCACCTCCCTCCCGGAGCTGGCCACTTCAGCGCTGGCCGTCTGGCGCGGCGAACGCGACATCGCCGTCGGCAACGCCATCGGGAGCTGCGTCTATAACCTGACGCTGGTGCTGGGCTCGGCTGCGCTGGCCTCGCCAGCCGGCCTGTCGATTTCGCCCAACGCGCTGGCATTCGACTTCCCGGTCATGTTGTCGGTGTTCGCCGCCTGCCTGCCGATCTTTTTCTCGGGCTACCGCATCAACCGCTGGGAAGGCCTGCTGTTCTTCGCCTACTACCTGGCTTACTGCCTGTACCTCGTGCTCTTCGCGGTCGGTCTCGGCGCCCTGGACCTGTTCCGCCATGCAATGACTTGGTACGTATTGCCCTTGACCGCCGTGACCCTAACAGTGATCTTTCTGCGCGCCTGGCGACGCCGGCACTGA
- a CDS encoding type II toxin-antitoxin system RatA family toxin produces MTTHIQRSALLPYPAQALFDMVNDVASYPQFLPWCTATEVLSSSDTHMQASMTVGKAGLSQRFKTRNDLEPGKRIEMTLEEGPFSHLHGIWEFKALGEQACKISLDLRFDYAGPVVKMALGPLFTQAANTLVDAFCERAKQLYG; encoded by the coding sequence ATGACGACGCACATTCAACGCTCCGCGCTGCTGCCTTACCCTGCGCAGGCCCTGTTCGACATGGTCAACGATGTGGCGAGCTATCCCCAGTTCCTGCCCTGGTGTACCGCCACCGAAGTGCTGTCCAGCAGCGACACGCACATGCAGGCGAGCATGACGGTGGGCAAGGCCGGGCTGAGCCAGCGCTTCAAGACGCGCAACGATCTGGAGCCGGGCAAACGTATCGAGATGACCCTCGAAGAAGGGCCGTTCAGCCATCTGCACGGCATCTGGGAATTCAAGGCGCTGGGTGAGCAGGCCTGCAAGATCAGCCTCGATCTGCGCTTCGATTACGCCGGCCCGGTGGTGAAAATGGCGCTGGGGCCGTTGTTCACCCAGGCTGCCAATACGCTCGTCGATGCGTTCTGCGAAAGGGCCAAGCAGCTTTATGGATAA
- a CDS encoding AEC family transporter, with product MSLVLQTLNVTAPVFAMLFLGVVLRRLGWIDAVFINTASALVFKATMPTLLFISIIEADLSAALQPRVLIYFALATLATFLLAWGWAMLRCPRADRGVYVQGAFRGNNGIVGLALASSLYGDYGLSLGGVLAGLVILLYNSLSAVVLAIYNPAGRTDVRSILGSILRNPLIIGVVAAMPFAYWQVALPGWLMTSAGYFAKMTLPLALICIGGTLTLEALRERNGMALSSSLMKMVWLPLVATLGAWACGLRGPELGILFLYFASPTAAASFVMARAVNANAQLAAAIIVITTLIAALTINLGLLLLRWLGWI from the coding sequence ATGTCTCTTGTCCTGCAGACCCTGAACGTCACCGCTCCGGTTTTCGCGATGCTCTTTCTCGGCGTCGTCCTGCGCCGGCTGGGCTGGATCGACGCCGTCTTCATCAACACGGCGTCGGCGTTGGTGTTCAAGGCAACGATGCCGACGCTGCTGTTCATCTCCATCATCGAGGCCGACCTGAGTGCTGCGCTGCAGCCGCGGGTGTTGATCTACTTCGCCCTGGCCACGCTGGCGACGTTCTTGCTGGCCTGGGGCTGGGCGATGCTGCGCTGCCCCCGGGCCGACCGTGGCGTCTACGTGCAGGGCGCGTTTCGCGGCAACAACGGCATCGTCGGCCTGGCCCTGGCCAGCAGCCTCTATGGTGATTACGGTCTGTCGCTCGGTGGGGTGCTGGCGGGCCTGGTGATTCTGCTCTACAACAGCCTTTCGGCGGTGGTGCTTGCGATCTACAACCCCGCCGGGCGGACCGATGTGCGTTCCATTCTCGGCAGTATCCTGCGCAATCCGCTGATCATCGGTGTGGTGGCAGCCATGCCGTTCGCCTACTGGCAGGTCGCGCTGCCCGGCTGGCTGATGACCAGTGCCGGCTACTTCGCCAAGATGACGCTGCCGCTGGCGCTGATCTGTATCGGCGGCACCCTGACGCTCGAGGCGCTACGCGAGCGCAATGGCATGGCGCTCAGTTCGAGCCTGATGAAGATGGTCTGGCTACCGCTGGTTGCCACGCTCGGTGCCTGGGCGTGCGGTCTGCGTGGCCCTGAGCTGGGCATCCTGTTCCTCTATTTTGCCAGCCCGACGGCAGCGGCCAGTTTTGTCATGGCCCGCGCGGTCAATGCCAATGCCCAGTTGGCGGCCGCGATCATCGTGATCACCACGCTGATCGCGGCACTGACGATCAACCTCGGCCTGCTGCTGTTGCGCTGGCTCGGCTGGATCTAG
- the smpB gene encoding SsrA-binding protein SmpB has product MAKQKKQSPGTIALNKKALHDYFIEQKFEAGLVLAGWEVKSLRAGKAQLVDSYVLLKDGEAWLMGAHISPLTSTSTHVIADPTRTRKLLLHKRELGKLFGAVQQKGYACVALSLYWKKHMIKCEIALAKGKKEYDKRHTAKERDSDREIQRAIRSKGKDD; this is encoded by the coding sequence ATGGCCAAACAGAAAAAGCAGTCCCCCGGGACCATCGCGCTTAACAAGAAAGCGCTACACGACTACTTCATCGAGCAGAAATTCGAAGCCGGGCTCGTGCTCGCCGGCTGGGAAGTCAAGAGTCTGCGCGCCGGCAAGGCCCAGCTCGTCGACAGCTACGTGCTGCTCAAGGATGGCGAGGCCTGGCTGATGGGCGCGCACATCAGCCCGCTGACCAGCACCAGCACTCACGTGATCGCCGACCCGACCCGTACCCGCAAGCTGCTGCTGCACAAGCGCGAGCTGGGCAAGCTGTTCGGTGCCGTGCAGCAGAAGGGCTACGCCTGCGTAGCGCTGTCGCTGTACTGGAAGAAGCACATGATCAAGTGCGAGATCGCCCTGGCCAAGGGCAAGAAGGAATACGACAAGCGCCACACCGCAAAGGAGCGCGACTCCGACCGGGAGATCCAGCGCGCCATTCGCAGCAAGGGCAAGGACGACTGA
- a CDS encoding RnfH family protein has product MDKPVAIEVVYALADKQRLLRLTVPQGTSVRQAALASGMQAHFPGLDLAAAPLGIFGKAVPKPDERLVEEGDRVEIYRPLIADPKEVRKQRAAKAAKKQADAAEPDTAG; this is encoded by the coding sequence ATGGATAAGCCTGTTGCCATCGAAGTCGTCTATGCGCTGGCCGACAAGCAGCGCTTGCTCCGGCTCACCGTGCCGCAGGGAACCAGTGTGCGCCAGGCGGCGTTGGCCTCCGGCATGCAGGCGCATTTCCCCGGGCTGGACCTGGCCGCTGCGCCGCTTGGCATTTTCGGCAAGGCAGTGCCGAAGCCCGACGAGCGGCTGGTGGAGGAGGGCGATCGTGTCGAGATCTATCGACCGCTGATCGCCGACCCCAAGGAAGTCCGCAAGCAGCGCGCCGCGAAGGCGGCGAAGAAGCAGGCCGACGCCGCCGAGCCGGACACGGCCGGCTAA
- a CDS encoding calcium/sodium antiporter: MTLMTFVYLAAGLVLLVAGAEVLVRGAARLAAQFGISPLIIGLTVVAFGTSAPETAVSVQAAWNGSGDIAIGNVVGSNIANVLLILGLTAAVAPLVVSRQLIRLDVPLMIGASLLTYALAWDGALSRIDGAVLFLCVLAYTGFLIVSSRRNNAPADDEFAKEFGLEETAKPHASLINAGLVIAGLVLLVTGSNFLVEGAVALARALGLSELVIGLTVIAIGTSLPELATSILAAIRGERDIAVGNIVGSNLFNLLCVLGLASLVSPTLIKVSDAALAFDFPVMIGVALACLPIFFAGYCIRRWEGLLFLGYYIAYTAYLVLANTGRPFAETFGEAMLGYVLPLTAVTILVIAARAWKRQQA, translated from the coding sequence ATGACCCTGATGACCTTCGTTTACCTCGCCGCAGGCCTGGTGCTGCTCGTGGCCGGCGCCGAGGTACTGGTTCGCGGCGCCGCGCGCCTGGCCGCCCAGTTCGGTATCTCGCCGCTGATCATCGGCCTGACCGTGGTCGCCTTTGGTACCAGCGCACCGGAAACGGCGGTGAGCGTCCAGGCAGCCTGGAACGGCAGCGGCGACATTGCCATTGGCAACGTCGTGGGCAGCAACATCGCCAACGTACTGCTGATTCTCGGCCTGACTGCCGCGGTCGCGCCGCTGGTGGTCTCGCGCCAGCTGATCCGTCTGGACGTGCCGCTCATGATCGGCGCCAGCCTGCTGACCTATGCGCTGGCCTGGGATGGCGCGCTGAGCCGCATCGACGGCGCCGTGCTGTTTCTCTGCGTGCTGGCCTACACGGGCTTTCTGATCGTCAGCAGCCGGCGCAACAACGCACCGGCGGACGACGAGTTCGCCAAGGAGTTCGGCCTAGAAGAAACGGCCAAGCCGCATGCCAGCCTGATCAACGCCGGCCTGGTGATCGCCGGCCTGGTCCTGCTGGTGACCGGTTCGAACTTCCTCGTCGAGGGCGCCGTGGCCCTGGCCCGGGCGCTGGGCCTGTCGGAGCTGGTGATCGGCCTGACCGTGATCGCCATCGGCACCTCGCTGCCGGAGTTGGCAACCTCGATCCTGGCGGCGATTCGCGGCGAGCGCGACATTGCGGTCGGCAACATCGTCGGCAGCAACCTCTTCAACCTGCTCTGCGTGCTGGGCCTGGCCTCGCTGGTCTCGCCAACGCTGATCAAGGTGTCCGATGCCGCGCTGGCATTCGATTTCCCGGTGATGATCGGCGTCGCCCTGGCCTGTCTGCCGATCTTCTTCGCCGGCTACTGCATCCGCCGCTGGGAAGGCCTGTTGTTCCTTGGCTATTACATCGCCTACACCGCCTACCTGGTGCTGGCCAACACCGGCCGACCGTTCGCCGAGACCTTTGGCGAAGCCATGCTCGGCTATGTGCTGCCGCTGACGGCGGTCACGATTCTGGTGATCGCCGCACGCGCCTGGAAGCGCCAGCAGGCCTGA
- a CDS encoding GntR family transcriptional regulator, with protein sequence MEVGMVRQRRLADGIVAQLETMILEGTLKAGERLPAERVLAEQFGVSRPSLREAIQKLAAKGLLVSRHGGGTFVAESLGSTFSDPLLHLLENNSDAQRDLLEFRHTLEGSCAYYAALRATEVDRQRLTEAFEALQDCYAREGKVTRAEEGAADAQFHLAIAEASHNAVLLHTIRGLFDLLKRNVVTNIGGMYALRDETRDMLMSQHRELYETIMARRANEARDVIHRHISYVQEVLAEGQQEAQRLARAQRRHGERGLAAGVRS encoded by the coding sequence ATGGAAGTGGGAATGGTGCGCCAGCGGCGGCTGGCTGATGGCATCGTGGCGCAACTGGAGACGATGATTCTCGAGGGCACGCTCAAGGCGGGTGAGCGCCTGCCGGCCGAGCGCGTCTTGGCCGAGCAGTTCGGCGTCTCGCGGCCCTCGCTGCGCGAGGCGATCCAGAAGCTGGCGGCCAAAGGGCTGCTGGTCAGCCGGCACGGCGGCGGCACTTTCGTCGCCGAGTCGCTGGGCTCGACCTTCAGCGACCCGCTGCTGCACCTGCTGGAGAACAACAGCGATGCTCAGCGGGACCTGTTGGAGTTCCGTCATACGCTCGAAGGCAGCTGTGCCTACTACGCGGCGCTGCGCGCCACCGAGGTTGACCGCCAGCGCCTGACCGAAGCCTTCGAAGCGCTACAGGACTGCTATGCGCGCGAGGGCAAGGTCACCCGCGCCGAGGAGGGGGCGGCCGACGCCCAGTTCCACCTGGCGATCGCCGAGGCCAGCCACAACGCCGTGCTCCTGCACACCATCCGCGGTCTGTTCGATCTGCTCAAGCGCAACGTAGTGACCAACATCGGCGGAATGTATGCGCTGCGCGACGAAACGCGCGACATGCTGATGAGCCAGCACCGCGAGCTCTATGAAACGATCATGGCGCGGCGGGCGAACGAGGCGCGCGATGTGATCCATCGACACATCAGCTATGTGCAGGAAGTGCTGGCCGAGGGACAACAGGAAGCGCAGCGTCTGGCCCGGGCGCAGCGCCGGCATGGCGAGCGGGGCCTCGCGGCAGGTGTGAGGAGCTGA
- a CDS encoding ATP-binding protein yields MYSSVQLLSASRENLRLLILIRILVLAAQSGAVGIAYATQLLPLPWLALGITLGLSALLCVGTALRLRGPWPVTELEYAVHLGCDLLIHSALLYYSGGSTNPFVSYYLVPLTIAAATLPWLYSIVLSGFALAGYTAMLIWYDPLLLEPAERATLQVYGMWLSFALAAALITFFVARMAEQLRQQAQLQAQRREESLRDQQLLAVATQAAGAAHELGTPLATMSVLLKELRQEYKEPQLNEDLGLLQSQVQLCKESLQQLVRAAEADRRQAVQEQTAKEWVDSVLQRWHLMRPEATYRFQCLGKGSAPRLMPAADLSQSLLNLLNNATDASPDDLDIRLDWDAQWIKLTIRDHGAGVPLAIAEQIGRPFITTKGKGFGLGLFLSQASVTRAGGTVKLYNHEEGGTLTELRLPHGMLRS; encoded by the coding sequence ATGTATTCGTCCGTTCAGCTGCTGTCGGCCAGCCGCGAAAACCTGCGGCTCCTGATCCTGATCAGAATCCTTGTGCTCGCCGCGCAGTCCGGTGCGGTGGGCATCGCCTATGCGACGCAGTTGCTGCCCCTGCCCTGGTTGGCGCTCGGTATCACCCTGGGGCTGTCGGCGCTGCTCTGTGTCGGCACGGCCCTGCGGCTGCGGGGCCCCTGGCCGGTCACCGAGCTGGAGTATGCGGTGCATCTGGGCTGCGACCTGCTGATCCACAGTGCCTTGCTGTACTACTCCGGCGGTTCGACCAACCCCTTCGTTTCCTATTACCTGGTGCCGCTGACCATCGCGGCGGCGACCTTGCCCTGGCTGTACTCGATCGTGCTTTCGGGCTTCGCCCTGGCCGGCTACACCGCGATGCTCATCTGGTACGACCCGTTGCTGCTCGAGCCTGCCGAGCGCGCCACGTTGCAGGTGTACGGGATGTGGCTGAGCTTCGCCCTGGCGGCGGCGCTGATCACCTTCTTTGTCGCGCGCATGGCCGAACAGCTGCGGCAGCAGGCCCAGCTGCAGGCCCAGCGGCGCGAGGAGAGCCTGCGCGACCAGCAGCTGCTGGCGGTAGCGACCCAGGCTGCCGGCGCAGCGCACGAGCTCGGTACCCCGTTGGCGACGATGAGCGTCCTGCTCAAGGAGTTGCGTCAGGAATACAAGGAACCGCAGCTCAACGAGGATCTGGGGCTGCTGCAGTCGCAGGTACAGCTGTGCAAGGAAAGTCTGCAGCAGCTGGTGCGCGCTGCCGAGGCCGATCGTCGCCAGGCTGTCCAGGAACAGACCGCCAAGGAATGGGTCGACAGCGTGCTGCAGCGCTGGCATCTGATGCGCCCGGAGGCGACCTATCGCTTCCAGTGCCTGGGCAAGGGCAGTGCGCCGCGCCTGATGCCGGCGGCCGATCTCAGTCAGTCACTGCTCAATCTGCTGAACAACGCCACCGATGCGTCCCCGGATGATCTGGACATTCGTCTGGATTGGGATGCGCAGTGGATCAAGCTGACCATTCGTGACCACGGTGCCGGTGTCCCGCTGGCGATCGCCGAGCAGATCGGCCGGCCCTTCATCACCACCAAGGGCAAGGGCTTCGGCCTCGGGCTGTTTCTCAGCCAGGCCAGCGTGACCCGTGCTGGCGGTACCGTGAAACTCTACAACCATGAAGAAGGTGGCACACTGACCGAGCTGCGCCTGCCGCACGGTATGCTGCGCAGCTGA
- a CDS encoding L-lactate permease, which yields MSTGMLALFAFSPILLAAVLLIGLRWPARTAMPLVYVVTAAVALFVWDMSFNRVLASTLQGLVITIGLLWIIFGAILLLNTLKHSGGITAIRAGFTTVSPDRRIQAIIIAWLFGCFIEGASGFGTPAAIAAPLLVAIGFPAMAAVLMGMLVQSTPVSFGAVGTPIIVGVNSGLDTATIGAQLVEQGSSWQAYLQQITSSVAITHAIVGTVMPLIMVLMLTRFFGKEKSWKAGFEVLPFAIFAGLAFTLPYVATGVFLGPEFPSLLGGLIGLGIVTTAARMGFLVPKRTWDFADAKDWPSEWLGSVEMKLEDLAARPMSTFRAWLPYVLVGALLVISRVFPDIGNLLKAWNIAFNDLLGEAGVSASIQPLYLPGGILVLVVLATFFLHGMKARELGAAVKESSSVLLSAGFVLLFTVPMVRILINSGVNAGELASMPITMARYVADSVGSVYPLLAPTVGALGAFLAGSNTVSNMMFSQFQFGVATNLGISGAMIVAIQAVGAAAGNMVAIHNVVAASATVGLLGREGQTLRKTVWPTLYYVLFTGAIGLIAIYVMGVTDPLVGK from the coding sequence ATGTCGACAGGTATGCTCGCCCTGTTTGCCTTTTCCCCGATCCTGCTCGCCGCTGTCCTGCTGATCGGCCTGCGCTGGCCGGCCCGCACGGCGATGCCGCTGGTGTACGTCGTCACCGCCGCTGTCGCGTTGTTCGTCTGGGACATGAGTTTCAACCGGGTCCTCGCCTCCACGCTGCAGGGGCTGGTCATCACCATCGGCCTGCTGTGGATCATCTTCGGCGCGATTCTGCTGCTGAACACCCTGAAGCATTCCGGCGGCATCACCGCCATCCGTGCCGGCTTCACCACCGTCAGCCCTGACCGCCGCATCCAGGCCATCATCATCGCCTGGCTGTTCGGCTGCTTCATCGAAGGCGCCTCGGGCTTCGGTACGCCGGCGGCGATTGCTGCGCCGCTGCTGGTAGCGATCGGCTTCCCGGCGATGGCTGCGGTCTTGATGGGCATGCTGGTCCAGAGCACGCCGGTATCCTTCGGCGCGGTCGGCACGCCGATCATCGTCGGCGTCAACAGCGGCCTGGATACCGCCACCATCGGCGCCCAGCTGGTCGAGCAAGGTTCGAGCTGGCAGGCCTACCTGCAGCAGATCACCAGCAGCGTGGCGATCACCCACGCCATCGTCGGCACCGTGATGCCGCTGATCATGGTGCTGATGCTGACCCGCTTCTTTGGCAAGGAAAAGAGCTGGAAGGCCGGCTTCGAAGTGCTGCCGTTCGCGATCTTCGCCGGGCTGGCGTTCACCCTGCCCTACGTCGCCACCGGCGTATTCCTCGGCCCTGAATTCCCCTCCCTGCTCGGCGGCCTGATCGGCCTGGGCATCGTCACCACCGCGGCGCGCATGGGCTTTCTGGTACCCAAGCGCACCTGGGACTTCGCCGACGCGAAGGACTGGCCGAGCGAATGGCTGGGCAGCGTGGAAATGAAGCTCGAGGACCTGGCAGCCCGCCCGATGAGCACCTTCCGTGCCTGGCTGCCCTACGTGCTGGTCGGCGCGCTGCTGGTGATCAGCCGTGTGTTCCCCGACATCGGCAACCTGCTCAAGGCCTGGAACATCGCCTTCAACGACCTGCTCGGCGAAGCCGGCGTCAGCGCCAGCATCCAGCCGCTGTACCTGCCGGGCGGCATTCTCGTCCTGGTGGTTCTGGCGACCTTCTTCCTGCATGGCATGAAGGCCCGCGAGCTGGGCGCAGCGGTCAAGGAATCCTCCAGCGTGCTGCTGAGCGCCGGCTTCGTACTGCTGTTCACCGTGCCGATGGTGCGCATCCTGATCAACTCCGGGGTGAATGCCGGCGAGCTGGCCAGCATGCCGATCACCATGGCGCGCTATGTCGCCGACAGCGTCGGCAGCGTCTATCCGCTGCTGGCACCGACGGTAGGTGCGCTGGGCGCCTTCCTGGCCGGCTCGAATACCGTCAGCAACATGATGTTCAGCCAGTTCCAGTTCGGCGTCGCCACCAACCTCGGCATCTCCGGCGCGATGATCGTTGCCATCCAGGCCGTCGGCGCCGCCGCCGGCAACATGGTGGCGATCCACAACGTGGTTGCCGCATCCGCCACCGTTGGCCTGCTCGGCCGCGAAGGGCAGACCTTGCGCAAGACCGTTTGGCCTACGCTGTACTACGTACTGTTCACGGGGGCGATCGGCCTGATCGCGATCTACGTGATGGGCGTGACCGACCCGCTGGTCGGTAAGTAA
- a CDS encoding response regulator transcription factor, protein MTDELQQEGEEQPHLLLVDDDPTFTRVMARAMSRRGLRVSIAGSADEGLAMARQDVPDYAVLDLKMDGDSGLVLLPKLLEVDPEMRVLILTGYSSIATAVEAIKRGACNYLCKPADADDVLAALLSQHADLDSLVPENPMSVDRLQWEHIQRVLSEHDGNISATARALGMHRRTLQRKLQKRPVRR, encoded by the coding sequence ATGACCGACGAGTTGCAGCAAGAGGGCGAGGAGCAACCTCATCTGCTTCTGGTGGATGACGATCCGACATTCACCCGCGTCATGGCGCGGGCCATGAGCCGCCGCGGTCTGCGCGTGAGCATCGCCGGTTCGGCGGACGAGGGGCTGGCGATGGCTCGCCAGGACGTTCCCGATTACGCGGTGCTCGATCTGAAGATGGACGGTGACTCGGGGCTGGTACTGCTGCCCAAGCTGCTTGAAGTCGATCCGGAAATGCGCGTACTGATCCTTACCGGCTATTCCAGCATCGCGACGGCGGTTGAGGCCATCAAGCGCGGTGCATGCAACTATCTGTGCAAGCCGGCCGATGCCGATGATGTGCTCGCCGCGCTGCTATCGCAGCATGCCGACCTCGACAGCCTGGTGCCGGAAAACCCGATGTCGGTCGATCGATTGCAGTGGGAGCACATCCAGCGCGTGCTCAGCGAACACGACGGCAACATCTCCGCTACGGCGCGCGCCCTCGGCATGCACCGGCGGACCTTGCAGCGCAAACTGCAAAAGCGCCCGGTACGCCGCTGA